aaCAACTCGGAAACAACTCAAACTCATTGGCAATATATTTGCACTTCGAGTTTCGTTTATCAAcgataatttgatgaaattttgttGAGACGTAATGCGGTCAACGCATTATCATAATGACGACGTTCGTATCGTTCGTTACTTCATCTCTTTGTTATCGTTAAAAATGCAACAGGCCAGCCATCTTGGAATAATTTGTTGCCCATGGAACATGCCACGCCTGTTAACAATTTCATAAGTCAGGGGAATTTGTCGATTAATTCTAATCTAGATAGTAACATTGTCCTTGCGTCACAACTGGGTTTATCAACGTTACATTTGTTACGTGTACGACTTTCTCGATATCAGTGTTTTCAAAAGGTGTGCAGCGCAatttaatgtgtaatattacatacaaATTGCGTTTGATTATACTTCAAGAGATTTATGTAAACAATTCTATAATTCAGATTATCTATAatagattaaagaaaaattaatattgccaACAATGTTTTCGATCACAATAACAGACACGCatagcaatatttttatgctattgaaagtaaacaaataaataactatacaataagaaaattacattaGTTCTCAAAATTATGAAGATATCAATCGAAAGTAGAATGCGCAATTAGATTGCacaatttatagaatataatgTGCGGGGACGTTACTCTGACAgatctttgaaaattttcaatcCACTTGTAGGTGTTGCGCAGCCGTATTTGACTTTCCGCTTCATATGTGCACACATGATTCGCCTTGGGCGCGACCTAGATGCGCAAGATGATGAACCGTAAGTGTATGTCGCGGCAATTACACatcattattttatgcattacATCCCAGGGGTGACAAGTGCCGATCGAAGAACACCATGGTTACTTCACGGCTAACAAATGGTTCTGGCTCGCTACTCAATGCTCGCAAATGCTCGCAGTTTTGAACTTGAACTCGCTGGGTTTAGATTACGAAAAGCCCCCGTGTCGACATTTACTGTGTAAAGAAGCTTATACTCACTCAGAGAAAAAAGCTCTCGCATCCATGCTAAAGTGCACCGATAATACGaccaataattttcaaaatgcaatCTACGATCTAGGTCGCTGTTTCCCCATGACACTCCGCTGATCATGTTCAGTTCGTCGCCGAAGTCCGAACGAGTCAAGGGCAAAGTACGAAAAAAGTGGTGGCTGTTCCGCGCAACGGACTTTCAAACCTTGATGTATCCATGTTTCATTTTCTGTCGTGTTCTTGGAATATTTCCGTACAAGATCAACGGTTCGACCTTCGAGTTTTCTAAAGCGTATTACAGCTTAACGACCATCATTTTAGGCATCATCACTGCTGCAGGGCTGGCGATACTCTACGAAATTGACGTTTCTGCGCAGATCAAATTTGACGGCGTACCTGGAGGCCTTCAGTGTAATTGCTACTTCGTACTTAGCGGTTTTATAATGACCGTCACGTACATCTTGAGCAAGCCGCGAATGCATTTGCTCCAAACCATGTTGGAGGTCTCCACGAGACTATCCCCCGAAACGTATAGAAAGATGTCCAGGCTGATCCATGCTAAGGACATAATCGGTTTCCTCTTTCTACTCGGGCAGTTGCCGAATTGTTTCTCCGGTtcatttaatgatttattactGAAGTTGGTAGGAATGTACATTACCCTGCAGGTGTTTCAAATGGATATGTTGTACATGAATTGCGTTTGTGTACTGAAGGCCTGTTTCAAACGAATCAACGACAATTTGGTGAATTTGCGAGAACTCGTGGTGAGCGAGGAGCCGCATCTCCTCAGACGAGTCTACCACGAGCAGAGAAATCCGTTTCTGCTAATGGAACTTAAAGCTCTGAAGAAGCGACATCTGATACTCAGTGACACCGTGCAGACGCTGAACGCGATTTTTAGTCTGCAACTTCTCGCCACAATAGTCATGACTTTCGCCGAAATCACTTTCAGCTTGTACTTTTA
This genomic stretch from Monomorium pharaonis isolate MP-MQ-018 chromosome 4, ASM1337386v2, whole genome shotgun sequence harbors:
- the LOC105833308 gene encoding uncharacterized protein LOC105833308 — encoded protein: MFSSSPKSERVKGKVRKKWWLFRATDFQTLMYPCFIFCRVLGIFPYKINGSTFEFSKAYYSLTTIILGIITAAGLAILYEIDVSAQIKFDGVPGGLQCNCYFVLSGFIMTVTYILSKPRMHLLQTMLEVSTRLSPETYRKMSRLIHAKDIIGFLFLLGQLPNCFSGSFNDLLLKLVGMYITLQVFQMDMLYMNCVCVLKACFKRINDNLVNLRELVVSEEPHLLRRVYHEQRNPFLLMELKALKKRHLILSDTVQTLNAIFSLQLLATIVMTFAEITFSLYFYIVQWQDGVSIINLEKQIWYAYYITSVTYYSIKIAFIVWACDTGKDQALQIGTTVHDVLINTSDKQVKDELQLFSLQVLHRENTFCAKGLAVDATLLTAIVGSITTYLLILIQFLVTSKSCGSKSANNTQTK